Proteins encoded in a region of the Desulfovibrio sp. TomC genome:
- a CDS encoding radical SAM/SPASM family putative metalloenzyme maturase gives MQAMTSPGAKPALLATPSRLFVETTSRCNLRCPMCVKHSGPGHAPEGDMSPAIFEALEPAFPQLQALILNGIGEPLLHPRLEACIQAGKRSMPAGSWIGFQTNGHLLTQTRASALLEAGLDRIFLSVDATSPELFETVRKGGNLGHVERALGALAQAQKDHPGARLEVGAEFVVMRENMQELPTLVAWLARRGVTRLVVSHLLPFAPAMADQPVFGINAESSELFFKEWSARALQEHIDLTQYFNILWKYKKSPEDLRTIDFVQKISAQACLHDIPFHIGNLIAGEDLSQPESIFRKAASVAAQVGLHLALPALRPLSNHACFAIKHGGMFITWDGKVSPCHFLWRNSSCHLYGREKQVSQRFFGDLSQGSLLGIWNDPAYRQFRTDVLRRRYPHCPGCNVYPCEDIDSADFANDCYGETVPCGDCLWSMGLLQCMGQEDVGEELTQQNLAELAAVRQQLGEASRGYPGGGKASGAP, from the coding sequence ATGCAAGCCATGACGTCTCCCGGCGCCAAGCCGGCCCTGCTCGCCACCCCGTCGCGCCTGTTCGTCGAGACAACATCCCGGTGCAATCTGCGCTGCCCCATGTGCGTCAAGCATTCGGGCCCGGGTCACGCTCCTGAAGGCGACATGTCCCCGGCGATTTTCGAGGCGCTTGAGCCGGCCTTTCCCCAGCTCCAGGCGCTGATCCTCAACGGCATCGGGGAACCGCTCCTGCACCCCCGGCTGGAAGCGTGCATCCAGGCCGGCAAGCGGTCCATGCCGGCCGGCAGCTGGATCGGATTTCAAACCAACGGCCATCTCCTCACCCAGACCCGCGCCAGCGCCCTTCTTGAAGCGGGGCTGGACCGGATCTTCCTGTCCGTCGACGCGACGTCGCCGGAGTTGTTCGAGACCGTCCGCAAAGGCGGCAATCTGGGCCATGTCGAGCGGGCTCTCGGGGCCTTGGCCCAGGCCCAAAAAGACCATCCCGGGGCCAGGCTGGAAGTCGGGGCGGAATTCGTGGTTATGCGCGAGAATATGCAGGAACTGCCGACCCTCGTGGCCTGGCTGGCCAGACGCGGCGTAACCCGGCTTGTCGTCTCGCACCTTCTGCCCTTTGCCCCGGCCATGGCGGATCAGCCCGTTTTCGGCATCAATGCCGAGTCCTCGGAACTTTTTTTCAAGGAATGGTCCGCCAGAGCCCTGCAAGAACACATTGACCTGACGCAGTATTTCAACATCCTTTGGAAATACAAAAAGAGCCCGGAGGATTTGCGAACCATCGATTTCGTTCAAAAAATATCCGCCCAGGCCTGCCTGCACGATATCCCGTTTCATATCGGCAACCTTATTGCCGGCGAAGATCTCAGCCAGCCCGAATCGATCTTTCGCAAGGCAGCCTCCGTGGCCGCGCAAGTCGGTCTCCATCTGGCCCTGCCCGCGCTGCGGCCGCTCAGCAATCACGCCTGTTTCGCCATCAAGCATGGCGGCATGTTCATTACCTGGGATGGCAAGGTCTCCCCGTGCCATTTCCTCTGGCGCAATTCCAGCTGCCATTTATACGGACGGGAAAAGCAGGTCTCGCAACGATTTTTCGGCGACCTGTCCCAGGGCAGCCTCCTGGGAATCTGGAACGATCCGGCCTACAGGCAATTCCGGACCGATGTGCTGCGGCGGCGCTATCCCCATTGCCCCGGCTGCAACGTGTATCCCTGCGAAGACATTGACTCGGCAGATTTCGCCAATGATTGCTACGGAGAGACCGTTCCGTGCGGCGACTGTCTGTGGAGCATGGGCCTGCTCCAGTGTATGGGCCAGGAGGATGTCGGGGAGGAACTCACGCAGCAGAATCTGGCGGAACTAGCCGCCGTGCGGCAGCAACTTGGGGAAGCTTCCAGGGGATACCCCGGCGGCGGCAAGGCCAGCGGGGCTCCTTAA
- a CDS encoding GDSL-type esterase/lipase family protein, with product MRIVFVGDSLTVGVGDPQYLGWPGRLCAASPAAGLGLTLYNLGVRSETSRHIKTRIGRELPPRLVPRDEARVVLSFGVNDAKIENGRRKVELADSVDNLFDIVSRVAAMCPVLVVGPPPVLDDAYRCRVEEISDVFAGACAEMGVAYLEMCRPLCRERAYLDSLVASGDGYHPGAEGYAAFAARVATWDAWLAWFGLA from the coding sequence ATGCGTATCGTTTTCGTCGGCGATTCACTGACGGTCGGCGTTGGCGACCCCCAGTATCTGGGCTGGCCCGGCCGGCTGTGCGCTGCTTCGCCGGCCGCCGGGCTGGGGCTGACGCTCTACAACCTGGGCGTTCGCTCCGAGACCAGCCGCCACATCAAGACCCGTATCGGCCGTGAACTGCCGCCCCGGCTGGTGCCCCGCGACGAGGCCCGGGTGGTGCTGTCGTTTGGCGTCAACGACGCCAAGATCGAAAACGGCCGCCGCAAGGTCGAGCTGGCCGATTCCGTGGACAATCTGTTCGACATCGTCTCCCGGGTGGCTGCGATGTGTCCGGTGCTGGTGGTCGGGCCGCCGCCGGTCCTGGACGACGCCTACCGCTGTCGGGTGGAGGAGATTTCCGACGTCTTTGCCGGCGCCTGCGCCGAAATGGGCGTGGCCTATCTGGAGATGTGCCGGCCGCTGTGCCGGGAGCGGGCCTATCTGGACAGTCTGGTGGCCTCCGGCGACGGCTACCATCCCGGGGCCGAGGGCTATGCCGCCTTTGCCGCCCGGGTGGCGACCTGGGACGCCTGGCTGGCCTGGTTCGGCCTGGCCTGA
- a CDS encoding CidA/LrgA family protein, protein MYATNLNHIGPVRTFVETAGQVAFLIGVWWVSDAAAKASGLPIPGGVIGMLALLAALATGRLPAARLTLGAKGLLNHMLLFFVPAVITLRDHAELVSPLGLKLLAVILVGIVSVMVGTALIVELSIRLRSRHVR, encoded by the coding sequence ATGTATGCAACAAATCTCAACCATATTGGCCCGGTGCGCACGTTCGTGGAAACGGCGGGGCAGGTGGCCTTTTTGATCGGCGTGTGGTGGGTCTCGGACGCGGCAGCCAAGGCGTCGGGGCTGCCCATTCCCGGCGGCGTCATCGGCATGTTGGCCCTGCTGGCCGCCCTGGCCACCGGCCGGCTGCCGGCGGCGCGCCTGACCCTTGGGGCCAAGGGGCTACTCAACCACATGCTGCTCTTTTTCGTTCCGGCCGTGATCACGTTGCGCGATCACGCCGAACTGGTAAGCCCCCTTGGGCTCAAACTGCTGGCCGTCATCCTGGTCGGCATCGTGTCGGTGATGGTCGGCACGGCCCTTATCGTCGAACTCTCCATCCGCCTGAGGTCACGCCATGTTCGCTAG
- a CDS encoding molybdopterin-containing oxidoreductase family protein: protein MTTFHDGDHSTICRGCHGGCAARVTVADGRVVRVRPGLGSPFNLGRMCVKGLSVPAMLYHPDRLTVPLRRVGERGSGRFAPVSWDEALGDIAARLDAFRRETGPESVALGQGTGRPHYFHVIRFANTFGTPNWYEPGLANCFIPRITVSNLTYGGFVVGDYYGDTPPRTILFWGHNPLVSGPDGELSFPVKKALAAGAFGIAVDPRRSETAKLCGLWLPIRPGTDAGLALAMIRAIIEEGWYDREFVEQHTTGFVELRQAVAGYTPAWAEAVTGVPAASMLEAARRYALDKPSILDWGVSIEQNPNSLQTVRAVAILRGLTGNLDVPGGDVFGEDLIGAYPVLRQELPAEALGRRIGAQQFKLLGGFRAFMPSAHIPGLFAAMRTGDPYRVRALLLFGNNPLATVADSRAVLESLTALDLLVVTDHFLTPTAALADYVLPGAMWPEIDGIIELPLVAPRGVGAHRKLVQTGECRQIEHILNDLAGRLGLTGADEPLEAIFDARLRPAGVTFAELAERGLVLAPPGYRRYLEKGFRTPSRRVELFSKPLARLGYDPLPSYYEPPESPVSTPDTAREFPLVLTTGARRLEFFHSEGRQIDFLRKRRPDPLVELSPGTAAACGVADGDWARVSSPRGSIRMRVRVTPDIMDGVVSVDHGWWFPERGAGHFGELESAANVLTNAGPPYDPAFGSYQLRGLLCAVVKE from the coding sequence ATGACGACTTTCCACGACGGCGACCACTCTACTATCTGTCGCGGCTGTCACGGCGGCTGCGCCGCCCGGGTGACGGTGGCGGATGGGCGGGTGGTGCGGGTGCGGCCGGGCTTGGGCTCGCCGTTTAATCTGGGGCGGATGTGCGTCAAGGGCTTGTCCGTGCCGGCGATGCTGTATCACCCGGACCGGCTGACCGTGCCGCTTCGGCGGGTTGGGGAGCGGGGGAGCGGACGTTTTGCGCCGGTGTCCTGGGACGAGGCTTTGGGCGACATAGCGGCGCGGCTGGATGCCTTTCGTCGGGAGACCGGGCCGGAGTCGGTGGCCTTGGGCCAGGGGACCGGGCGGCCGCATTATTTCCACGTCATCCGTTTTGCCAACACCTTTGGCACGCCCAACTGGTATGAGCCGGGGCTGGCCAACTGCTTTATCCCGCGCATCACCGTCTCCAATCTGACCTACGGCGGCTTTGTGGTTGGGGATTATTACGGCGACACGCCGCCGCGCACCATTTTGTTCTGGGGCCACAATCCTCTGGTCTCGGGACCGGACGGGGAGCTGTCGTTTCCGGTGAAAAAGGCCCTGGCGGCCGGGGCCTTCGGCATTGCCGTGGACCCCAGGCGGAGCGAGACGGCCAAGCTCTGCGGCCTGTGGCTGCCGATCCGGCCGGGCACCGACGCCGGGCTGGCCCTGGCCATGATCCGGGCGATCATCGAAGAGGGCTGGTACGACCGGGAGTTTGTGGAGCAGCATACCACGGGCTTTGTCGAACTGCGTCAGGCCGTGGCCGGGTATACGCCGGCCTGGGCCGAGGCGGTGACCGGGGTGCCGGCGGCGTCGATGCTGGAAGCGGCCCGGCGCTATGCCCTGGACAAGCCGTCCATTCTCGATTGGGGCGTGTCCATCGAGCAGAACCCCAACAGCCTGCAGACGGTGCGGGCGGTGGCCATTTTGCGCGGACTGACCGGCAACCTCGACGTGCCGGGCGGGGACGTCTTTGGCGAAGACCTGATCGGCGCGTATCCGGTCTTGCGCCAGGAGTTGCCGGCCGAGGCCTTGGGGCGGCGCATCGGGGCGCAGCAGTTCAAGCTTTTGGGCGGCTTCCGGGCCTTTATGCCTTCGGCCCATATTCCCGGGCTTTTTGCGGCCATGCGCACGGGCGACCCGTATCGGGTGCGGGCGCTGTTGCTCTTTGGCAACAATCCGCTGGCCACGGTGGCCGATTCCCGGGCTGTGCTGGAGTCGCTTACAGCCCTGGATCTGCTGGTGGTCACGGATCATTTCCTGACGCCAACGGCGGCCTTGGCCGATTACGTGCTGCCTGGGGCCATGTGGCCGGAGATCGACGGCATTATTGAGCTGCCGCTGGTGGCGCCGCGCGGCGTTGGCGCCCACCGCAAGCTGGTGCAGACAGGCGAGTGCCGGCAGATTGAGCATATTTTAAACGATCTGGCCGGCCGCCTGGGGCTAACCGGGGCGGACGAGCCCCTGGAGGCCATCTTTGACGCCCGGCTGCGCCCGGCCGGGGTGACCTTTGCCGAGCTGGCCGAGCGCGGTCTGGTCCTGGCCCCACCGGGCTACCGCCGTTACCTGGAAAAAGGCTTTCGCACGCCCTCGCGCCGGGTGGAGCTTTTTTCCAAGCCGCTGGCCCGGCTTGGCTACGACCCGCTGCCGAGCTATTACGAACCGCCGGAAAGCCCGGTCTCGACGCCGGACACGGCCCGGGAGTTTCCGCTGGTCCTGACCACCGGGGCGCGGCGGCTGGAATTTTTCCACAGCGAGGGCCGGCAGATCGACTTTCTGCGCAAGAGGCGGCCCGATCCGCTGGTGGAGCTTTCGCCGGGGACGGCGGCCGCGTGCGGCGTGGCCGACGGCGACTGGGCGCGGGTATCGAGTCCGCGCGGGAGCATCCGTATGCGGGTGCGGGTGACGCCGGACATCATGGACGGGGTGGTAAGCGTCGACCACGGCTGGTGGTTCCCGGAACGGGGCGCGGGCCATTTCGGCGAGCTGGAGTCGGCGGCCAACGTTCTGACCAACGCCGGCCCGCCCTATGACCCGGCCTTTGGTTCGTACCAGCTGCGGGGACTGCTGTGTGCGGTTGTGAAGGAGTGA
- a CDS encoding pyridoxamine 5'-phosphate oxidase family protein, with the protein MRRKEREIKDKAVLEQLLMQSQICRLGMYDGTWPYVVPVNMGYDAGRIYFHSFKKGKKIDILRQHPKVCFEVDSDVEIVTGELPCDWTTNYKSVIGFGTAVLVEDEAEKLAGMRILMRRHGGPVEGFKAEHFPAMAVVRIDIASMTGKSNPPHDEWG; encoded by the coding sequence ATGCGGAGAAAAGAGCGGGAAATCAAGGACAAGGCGGTCCTGGAGCAGTTGCTCATGCAGTCGCAGATCTGTCGCCTGGGTATGTACGACGGCACATGGCCCTACGTGGTACCAGTCAATATGGGCTACGACGCCGGGCGCATCTATTTTCACTCGTTTAAAAAAGGCAAGAAGATAGACATCCTGCGGCAACACCCCAAGGTCTGCTTCGAGGTGGACAGCGACGTGGAGATTGTCACCGGCGAGCTGCCCTGCGACTGGACCACCAACTACAAGTCGGTCATCGGCTTTGGCACGGCGGTCCTGGTCGAGGACGAGGCGGAAAAGCTGGCCGGCATGCGCATCCTCATGCGCCGCCACGGCGGGCCGGTGGAGGGGTTCAAGGCCGAGCACTTTCCGGCCATGGCCGTGGTGCGCATCGACATCGCCTCCATGACCGGCAAGTCCAATCCGCCCCATGACGAGTGGGGCTAG
- a CDS encoding DUF1772 domain-containing protein, translating to MEFGAIALAMMAAFTGAALYINLVEHPARRVLLDGEMLAQWQASYPRALRMQASLAIGGFFFGLLAAYWAGKALYVTGALFSIANWVVTYRYIMPVNRALMAADPDTADAVTRALLEKWNLLHASRTALGFLAVVCFFLALT from the coding sequence ATGGAATTTGGAGCCATTGCCCTGGCCATGATGGCCGCCTTTACCGGCGCGGCCCTGTACATCAATCTGGTCGAGCATCCGGCCCGGCGGGTGCTCCTGGACGGCGAGATGCTGGCCCAGTGGCAGGCCAGCTACCCGCGAGCCCTGCGGATGCAGGCGAGTCTGGCCATCGGCGGCTTTTTCTTCGGTTTGCTGGCCGCCTACTGGGCCGGCAAGGCGCTCTACGTCACCGGCGCGCTCTTTTCCATTGCCAACTGGGTGGTGACCTACCGCTACATCATGCCGGTCAACCGCGCACTCATGGCCGCCGACCCGGACACGGCCGACGCCGTCACCCGGGCACTGTTGGAGAAGTGGAACCTGCTCCACGCCTCGCGCACGGCCCTGGGCTTTCTGGCCGTGGTCTGTTTCTTCCTGGCGCTGACCTGA
- a CDS encoding DegT/DnrJ/EryC1/StrS family aminotransferase, whose amino-acid sequence MPVNVWGYLKEYEAERGEILAAVEAVLASGKLILGPNVAAFEREFADYCGAAHGVGVDNGTSAVMLALLAAGLGAGDEVITVSNTAVPTVSAIVSAGGVPRFVDIDPATYLMDVDKLEAAVTPRTRAIVPVHLFGQCVAMETVAAVAARHNLLVIEDCAQSHGATRHGQVCGSLADAAAFSFYPTKILGTYGDGGMVLTSNEAIDKKLRKLRFYGMEKTYYALEHGYNSRLDEIHAAILRGKLAHLPAYIARRRELAARYDAALAGTSLTLPQTAPGNEHAYYLYVVRHPQRDAVMAGLKARDVNVNISYPWPIHTMTGYAHLGYSEGDLPHTELAAREIFSLPMYPSLTDTEQDTAIAALCDTLAAVGA is encoded by the coding sequence ATGCCCGTGAATGTTTGGGGATATTTGAAAGAATACGAAGCCGAGCGCGGCGAGATCCTGGCGGCCGTGGAAGCGGTGCTGGCCTCGGGCAAACTCATTCTCGGCCCCAATGTGGCCGCCTTTGAGCGGGAATTTGCCGACTACTGCGGCGCGGCCCACGGCGTTGGCGTGGACAACGGCACCAGCGCCGTCATGCTGGCCCTGCTGGCCGCCGGCCTGGGAGCCGGCGACGAGGTCATCACCGTCTCCAACACCGCCGTGCCGACGGTTTCGGCCATTGTCAGCGCCGGAGGCGTGCCTCGGTTCGTCGATATCGACCCGGCCACCTACCTGATGGACGTCGACAAACTGGAAGCGGCCGTCACGCCGCGCACCCGGGCCATTGTGCCTGTCCATCTTTTCGGTCAGTGCGTGGCCATGGAGACCGTGGCTGCGGTTGCCGCCCGCCACAACCTGCTGGTCATCGAGGACTGCGCCCAGTCCCACGGCGCGACCCGCCACGGCCAGGTCTGCGGCTCCCTGGCCGATGCCGCCGCCTTTTCGTTTTACCCGACCAAGATCCTCGGGACCTACGGCGACGGCGGCATGGTCCTGACCAGCAACGAGGCCATCGACAAAAAGCTGCGCAAGCTGCGTTTCTACGGCATGGAAAAGACCTATTACGCCCTGGAGCACGGCTACAACAGCCGGCTCGACGAAATCCACGCCGCCATTCTGCGGGGCAAGCTCGCCCATCTGCCGGCCTATATCGCCCGTCGCCGGGAACTGGCCGCCCGCTATGACGCCGCCCTGGCCGGCACGTCGCTGACCCTGCCCCAAACCGCCCCGGGCAACGAGCACGCCTACTATCTCTACGTGGTGCGCCATCCGCAGCGCGACGCCGTCATGGCCGGGCTCAAGGCCCGGGACGTCAACGTCAATATCAGCTATCCCTGGCCCATCCACACCATGACGGGCTATGCCCATCTGGGCTACAGTGAAGGCGACCTGCCGCACACCGAACTGGCGGCCCGGGAGATTTTCTCCCTGCCCATGTACCCGTCGCTGACCGATACCGAACAGGACACGGCCATTGCCGCCCTGTGCGACACCCTGGCTGCGGTCGGCGCGTAA
- a CDS encoding type 1 glutamine amidotransferase: protein MRLHAFYHVPFEDVGAIGLWAAERGHEVTATSFFADETPPAAADYDMLVVMGGPMSVYDEKEYPWIAGEKKAIEAAVAANKAVLGVCLGAQFLSVVLGGSVSRNPVPEIGWFKVHMTPEGLAEPVFANFPESYYAFHWHGDTFAIPPGAVHAASSAACANQAFVYNHKVVGLQYHLETTPVGMQRLIKYCAEDVAVPGPTVHHPKQMHAGREVFKDIKTLAYQFLDALADI from the coding sequence ATGCGGTTGCATGCATTCTATCATGTCCCCTTTGAAGACGTCGGCGCTATCGGCCTGTGGGCTGCCGAGCGCGGCCACGAAGTCACGGCCACCAGCTTTTTTGCCGATGAAACGCCGCCGGCTGCTGCCGACTACGACATGCTCGTGGTCATGGGCGGTCCCATGAGCGTCTATGACGAGAAAGAGTACCCGTGGATAGCCGGCGAGAAAAAAGCCATTGAGGCGGCTGTGGCCGCGAACAAGGCCGTCCTTGGCGTCTGTCTGGGGGCGCAGTTCCTGTCGGTCGTTCTTGGCGGATCGGTGTCGCGCAATCCCGTGCCCGAGATAGGCTGGTTCAAGGTCCACATGACGCCCGAAGGACTGGCCGAGCCGGTCTTTGCCAATTTCCCGGAGTCCTATTACGCTTTCCACTGGCACGGCGACACGTTTGCCATCCCGCCCGGAGCCGTTCATGCGGCCAGCTCGGCCGCCTGTGCCAATCAGGCCTTTGTCTACAACCACAAGGTTGTTGGTTTGCAATACCATTTGGAAACAACGCCTGTCGGGATGCAGCGCCTGATCAAATACTGCGCCGAAGACGTGGCTGTCCCCGGCCCGACCGTGCATCATCCCAAGCAGATGCATGCCGGGCGCGAGGTCTTTAAGGACATCAAGACCCTGGCCTACCAGTTTCTCGACGCCCTGGCCGACATATAG
- a CDS encoding O-acetylhomoserine aminocarboxypropyltransferase/cysteine synthase family protein produces MPNTPWHAQTLALHAGHTPDSDTLSRAVPIHQTTSYLFRDPEHAANLFALKEAGYIYTRLGNPTTDALERRLAALHGASACVCTASGMSAIFYAVAAITRAGQNIVSGLNLYGGTHTLFEHTLKRFGIEVRFVDSSDPANFAAAIDENTRLVYTESIGNPRCNVDDLPAIAKVAHEAGLPFIIDNTVAAPPILNPFDLGADIAVYSLTKIIGGHGTAIGGAIVEAGGFDWSAGGKFPEITAPDPTYHGANFWEMLCQLEGTPCSAFCTKVRTGLMRDIGATPSPFNSFLVIQGVETLPLRAKAHCANAQKVAEFLEAHPAVDWVNYAGLPSHKDHARAKAFFPIGPGAVFGFGVKGGIPAGKKFISAVKLCSHLANILDAKTLVIHPASTTHSQLTPAEQLEAGVTPDMVRISVGIEDVEDIIADLDQALRKAGE; encoded by the coding sequence ATGCCAAATACCCCCTGGCACGCCCAGACCCTGGCCCTGCACGCCGGCCACACGCCGGATTCCGACACGCTCTCCCGGGCCGTGCCCATCCATCAGACCACAAGCTATCTCTTCCGCGATCCCGAACACGCCGCCAACCTCTTTGCCCTCAAGGAAGCCGGCTATATCTACACCCGCCTGGGCAACCCCACCACCGACGCGCTGGAGCGCCGGCTGGCCGCCCTGCACGGGGCCTCGGCCTGCGTGTGCACGGCGTCAGGCATGTCGGCCATTTTCTACGCCGTGGCCGCCATCACCAGGGCCGGCCAGAACATTGTCTCGGGGCTTAATCTCTACGGCGGCACCCACACGCTCTTTGAGCATACCCTCAAGCGCTTCGGCATCGAGGTGCGTTTTGTCGATTCGTCCGATCCGGCCAACTTTGCCGCCGCCATCGACGAGAACACCCGTCTTGTCTACACCGAATCCATCGGCAACCCGCGCTGCAATGTGGACGACCTGCCGGCCATCGCCAAGGTGGCCCACGAGGCCGGCCTGCCCTTTATCATCGACAACACCGTGGCCGCGCCGCCGATCTTGAATCCCTTCGACCTCGGGGCCGACATCGCGGTCTATTCCCTGACCAAGATCATCGGCGGCCACGGCACGGCCATTGGCGGAGCCATTGTCGAGGCTGGCGGCTTCGACTGGTCGGCCGGGGGCAAATTCCCGGAGATCACCGCCCCGGACCCCACCTACCACGGGGCCAATTTCTGGGAAATGCTGTGCCAGCTTGAAGGCACGCCCTGCTCGGCCTTTTGCACCAAGGTGCGCACCGGGCTTATGCGCGACATCGGGGCCACGCCCTCGCCCTTTAACAGCTTTCTCGTCATCCAGGGCGTGGAGACGCTGCCGCTGCGGGCCAAGGCCCATTGCGCCAACGCCCAGAAAGTGGCCGAATTTCTGGAAGCCCACCCGGCCGTCGACTGGGTCAACTACGCCGGCCTGCCCAGCCACAAGGACCATGCCCGGGCCAAGGCGTTTTTCCCCATCGGCCCCGGCGCGGTCTTCGGTTTCGGCGTCAAGGGCGGCATTCCCGCCGGCAAGAAGTTCATCAGCGCCGTCAAACTCTGCTCGCATCTGGCCAATATCTTAGACGCCAAGACGCTGGTCATCCATCCGGCCAGCACCACCCACTCCCAACTCACCCCGGCCGAGCAGCTCGAAGCCGGCGTGACCCCGGACATGGTGCGCATTTCAGTCGGCATCGAAGACGTGGAAGATATTATTGCCGACCTGGATCAGGCGTTGCGAAAGGCCGGGGAGTAG
- a CDS encoding LysR family transcriptional regulator: MELRNLKAFVEVVRLGGFSKAARALFSTQSTVSKAVGQLEEEFGEALLERLSTGARATVAGELVYARAVAMLAEGEHLLAELSDLRGLISGRLRLGLPIFGSARLFAPLFAEYRSRYPGVEIELMEQGSARLEEALVAGEVELAVSLLPIAEAFSWQPVRDDPMVAVLAADHPLRDRHSLRLSELATDPFILFEQGFALNPRIEHACSLRGFTPRAAARSGQVDFIIALVAAGLGVALLPRILTEGRDLAPLGVVLLDETDLRWRAALLWRKGARLSPAARAWLALAREKLPQGGGGREEGK; the protein is encoded by the coding sequence ATGGAACTACGCAACCTGAAAGCCTTTGTGGAAGTCGTGCGCCTGGGCGGTTTTTCCAAGGCGGCCCGGGCGCTTTTCTCCACCCAGTCCACGGTGAGCAAGGCCGTGGGGCAACTGGAAGAGGAGTTTGGCGAGGCGCTGCTTGAGCGACTGAGCACCGGGGCGCGGGCGACCGTGGCCGGCGAGCTGGTCTATGCCCGGGCCGTGGCCATGCTGGCCGAGGGCGAGCATCTGTTGGCCGAACTGTCCGATCTGCGCGGCCTCATTTCCGGACGGCTGCGCCTGGGGCTGCCCATCTTTGGCAGCGCCCGGCTTTTTGCCCCGCTTTTTGCCGAATACCGCAGCCGCTATCCGGGCGTTGAAATCGAGCTCATGGAGCAGGGCAGCGCCCGGCTGGAAGAGGCCCTGGTGGCCGGCGAAGTGGAGTTGGCCGTGTCGCTTCTGCCCATTGCCGAGGCCTTTTCCTGGCAGCCGGTGCGCGACGACCCCATGGTTGCGGTGCTGGCGGCCGACCATCCGCTGCGCGACCGCCATTCTTTGCGTCTGTCCGAACTGGCGACCGATCCGTTCATTCTTTTCGAGCAGGGCTTTGCCCTTAATCCCCGCATCGAACACGCCTGCTCCCTGCGCGGGTTCACCCCGCGCGCCGCCGCCCGCAGCGGCCAGGTCGATTTCATCATCGCCCTGGTGGCCGCCGGGCTTGGCGTGGCGCTGTTGCCGCGCATCCTGACCGAAGGCCGCGATCTCGCGCCGCTGGGCGTGGTGCTTTTGGACGAGACCGATCTGCGTTGGCGGGCAGCGCTCCTGTGGCGCAAAGGGGCGCGCCTGTCCCCGGCCGCCCGGGCCTGGCTGGCCCTGGCCCGCGAGAAGCTGCCGCAGGGTGGTGGGGGGAGAGAGGAAGGGAAATAG
- a CDS encoding LrgB family protein — protein sequence MFASYTALFWLVATLAAYVLSRIAYHYLRAWWTSPLLVTCVLCLGLTVALHTGYREYMRGGQWLLLLLGPATVAFAVPIYEHRALIRRHWPTLAVGVGFGCLLALGGSWLLSGMLGLPEGMRLSVLPRSFTTPFAMDFAKQVGGAPDLAAVCVIATGVLGASLGGMLLKVLPLRSALARGAMLGMGAHGAGVARALEEGEEEGAIAGLVMILAGVTCALVGPAISLLEAVPHGL from the coding sequence ATGTTCGCTAGCTATACCGCCCTGTTCTGGCTGGTGGCCACGCTTGCCGCCTATGTCCTGTCGCGCATCGCCTACCATTATCTGCGCGCCTGGTGGACGTCGCCGCTGCTTGTAACCTGCGTCCTGTGCCTGGGGCTGACGGTCGCCCTGCACACGGGCTACCGGGAATACATGCGCGGCGGGCAATGGCTGCTGCTGTTGCTCGGGCCGGCCACGGTGGCCTTTGCCGTGCCCATCTACGAGCACCGGGCGCTCATTCGCCGGCACTGGCCGACCCTGGCCGTGGGGGTGGGCTTTGGCTGCCTGCTGGCCCTTGGCGGCTCCTGGCTGCTGTCGGGGATGCTGGGGTTGCCTGAAGGGATGCGGCTTTCGGTGCTGCCCCGGTCGTTTACCACGCCCTTTGCCATGGACTTTGCAAAACAGGTGGGCGGCGCGCCGGATCTGGCCGCAGTGTGCGTCATTGCCACGGGCGTTCTCGGGGCGTCGCTGGGCGGCATGCTGCTCAAAGTCCTGCCCCTGCGCTCGGCCCTGGCCCGGGGGGCCATGCTCGGCATGGGCGCGCACGGCGCGGGCGTGGCCCGGGCCCTTGAGGAAGGCGAAGAGGAAGGGGCCATTGCCGGACTGGTCATGATCCTGGCCGGCGTCACCTGCGCCCTGGTCGGCCCGGCCATCTCGCTTCTTGAGGCCGTGCCGCACGGGCTGTGA